Within Vicia villosa cultivar HV-30 ecotype Madison, WI linkage group LG1, Vvil1.0, whole genome shotgun sequence, the genomic segment CACCAACGCGTCATAAACCAGTAACAATTTGAGGAAATGAATAAATTGAATGTAAACACTGCCGTGTCGGTGACACCAAACAAACCTTCAATTTGAAGTGTCGGTGCTAACAAGAATGaaattctataaaataaaataaaaaattatttacctCCCTGAATGTCGCTGATTAACTTCTTCGCCCCCCACTCTAGTAGTACCTAGCCCACCACCTAGACGACGGGGTCGCCAATTTGGAACAGTCCTACCACGTTCAACATCCACAAGCACCCTTCTACCCTCAATTTTCCTACCATCAGCTTGTTTATAAGCAGCTGCATAATTAACGGAAAATTTGACATAAATAAACAATACATAGTATATATAGTAATAACCAGATAAATCTTGCTAAAACCACTACAAACCTTTCATGTCTCTTGTGTGCAGGTATTCAATGAATGCATAACCCCTGGGCTTATTTGACTCAGTATCAGTAACCAGTCGAACCTAAATCATAAGAAATTGGAAAAGGGAAGAATAGTTAGAACAGAACCTGGTAATCAGCTCAACTGAAAATAATACAAGATGCTCTCTCTCAGTCTCACTTCAGAACCAATAAAATACAACCAAAATAAAAGACTAAGACGATAATCCTAAATGGCACGGCAGACAGGCTCTATGCCTAATTAGCCGTGCTCACCTTTAAATCACACAGCTCCCATCATGAGATGCATCACCACCAGCAATAGTTGCAGAAAAACTGATGTATTTGTGCCCAAATAACCGGTTGTTGACTAGCGTCCCCTTACCAgggatatttattttttaaaattgataaaatgaaaacGACTATGGGTAATAAAGAAAATACCATAACATCTTCTCAACGGCTGATTTGGTTATGAAAGCCTTTAAAGCCAAAAATAAGAATTTAAGCCTTTAGCAACATCAAATGTAGGCTAACTAAGAATTTAAGCAAAAAAGGGAAGAGATTGAAATGCTCCCAACATATTTTACCCAGTGCATGAAAAGAACAGAAGTTGTCAGTCTCCTTTACTTGCTCGAAAACAAGGCCAAAAGCACAATTTTGCATCATTGCTCTGCCAAACTAAAATGTCATGCAGGAGAATACACTTGTATGGATTTTGGGTTTTATTGATATGAGAATCATTTAccagttgaagaagaagatgatcaaCCATTACCAGGGGGATATATATCGAGATGATTAACCATTACCAGGGATATAGTGAGATGATAAACCATTACCAGGGATGTATTGTGAGATAATAAACCATTACTGGGGATGTGAATCAAGACTTTAAACTTGCAGCTAAAAACTCCTAGAGACTCAAAGCCCCAAGATTTCAAATCCATACATATATATTAACAGTGGAATGTAGCAAACTTGCAGCTAACAACAAATTGGTGGCGCAAGTAAAAGCAGTAATTACCATTTCAAAACCACTAAAAATGACAAGTTAAATCAAGAACATTCATATTATATACTCTTGAAACTTTGGATAGGATGAGATAAATATTATGCATAGCGGACTGATTTCCTGATAAGCTCATTAGTCATGAAAACCGCTTAAGTCACAAGAAACAGTTTCTTCAGCAGCAAAAGAAAAGGTATAaagatctttatttttattttaaagtatgCTTGTCTTTTGTTTTTTATGATTCATTACTGCATATGGaaattgttgaatttgaaaatacATTTTGACGGCTCAAAAGTTGTGAAGGTGCAACATAAAAGTGAAATAGAATAAATTATTAACCAAACATATATTATATGCTTACCGAACCATTTTGAGCATATTCAAAATACCTACCCGTTTGATTGCACCATATGACTCAAACTCCCTTTTGATTCTGCTCTCAGTAGTCTCATAACTCTGTTAGAAGATGGAATCAATAAGATATGACAAGCAATATAAAAAAGCACATGAGTTACTATATTGGAAAATATAACTTACAAGTCTGGCCACAAATAAAGTCTTGTATGGATCTCCTGATATATTTGGATCACTTTGTGGATCATCTACATTGAAGCAGATAAAGAAACAACATTCAGAAAACATAAATCCacgaaaatcaacaaaattagaaCAATATAAATGAGTCATCACATTTCTCAAGCTCCTCAGCAGCTTTCGCAGCTCCTTTCTCAAGTCTTAACTTGTGCACTCTGGCCCTTCTTTCTGCCTGAGTATCACCAAAATGGATAAGCAAGTATGCACATTATACTATTCACTATTGAAGCAACTTAAACTACCTTCTTTTATTTGCCAATTGCCACATTAAATCAATCCAAAGTAGATACAGAGTATGTAGCAGCTATGTCAGTCCACTATACATTACAATAACAACTTATTTAAGTAAATTCAAGAATAACTGAAACCTGGTAATGTCTGAAGAAGCAATATTAATTATATTCTTCAACTAATATATTGAGCATCCAAACTAAGCTAATAGTTATTACCTATTTGTGACTACAGAATATTCATTCAAATAGTGTCTTAGAACAAATTAGTGCCACACGAGAGAGCAGGCGGGCAAGGAGTCAAAGATGGCTAGTTAAACATTCTGCTAGCAAAAAACTACCTGAAGTCAACCCTAATATCAGAAATTTGGCCGTAACATAAATACACTTCTGAGCACAACTATTATTTTACAAAATGATAACTAAAGCAACTGATTCCtcaaagacctttttgaaaaggCTATCAGACACAACATGGATAACATAAATAGACAAGTTATTCGAAACTATGGCTATCACAAAAACCTGGAAAAGCTGCTTCGGTCATATCAGTAAAAAGAAAACTATAGAAAAAAATGCATAGCATCAAATCAGACATCCACAGAAATCCCATATGCAAaacgaaaaaaaaacaaaacaaaatgaagCTATGCATAACACTGTGAAATTAATAACACTGCAAAATTGGTCTTAAGAGAATGGAAATTACAGGAGTTTCAACCACTGGCACAGGCGGAGAATATTCTGGTTCACCAGGCTCAGCAAACTTGGTGACAAATTGCGCCATCCCTTgacaaaaaaaaacagaaacaatgtaaaattgaatacagttccataatcatcaacaacaaaatcatgtgaaaacctaattaaaacaattatcaaatacCTGTTAACGGAGGACATTTTCTTTTCTCTGGAGGAGGTTTGTATTCCAATGGAGGCCTAGGTTCAAACAGCTTCAGCAAATTCGCGGTGAGGCCAGTAGGATGACTCTGTCCAATCTGCATCAAATCACAGGCAAATTAaatcatcaacaaaaaaaaaagcttcGAAATCTACTATCTAGGGTTACGAACAACAAACCCTAGCTATTATGATTAAACAACAACAGCAATTTCAACAATTTAGTTGATATGAATAAAATTAGGGCAAATAAATCACGAAGAGTGTGTGAAAGGGGATGAATCTATGAGTTATAAGAGAGAGGTACCAGCTTGAGTTGAAGGACGTTGGCGCGATTCTGGGCTTTGGTACGAGCTTGAACGGCGGCGTTTTGGTTGCGCATGAGAGGATCGTTGTTGAAGTCCCCCATGGTGAAGATTTGGTGAAATCACTGGAAAATGGAATTGGATTGATTCTAACTGTGACGAGATCGCAAGATCCGATTTGCGACTCGGCTTCGAGCGCTAGCTGAATCTAGACCTTGACCGCTACTGCCAGGTATTTATAGTGGGAAAAAAAAATCAGaggataatattttttttaacaccccTACTTCAAGAGCATGAAGCCCTCAATTTTTCGAAAAATACACTAATTGTACTTTGAATTGAGTTTAGTTGTGGACGACAATAATTTGATGGGCTAGGAAAGAGTACAACTACTAACTCATTTAGTCCATAAGCGTCTTAAAAGGGCAAGGTGTTTCTTAAACCACCCTTATACCCTTATGGATTTTTAGGGGCTCTTAGCGAAATTCGCGTAATATCcctttaatttgaatatttatattCAAACTCACCACATTTTACTTTTTTATTGAATAGGTTTTGAGATGAATATTCGAAGGCACTAAAtagtactccctctgtcccaaattataagagaaaatcattttttagattcattgaataattaatgtatctgatctatatatagactagatacattaattattcaatgaatctaaaaagtgattttctcttataatttgggacggagggagtagtttTCAGACACACATATTCTAAATAATCATTGACTACCAAACAGAACAAAAATCTACCAAAGTAACTTAACATAGATAGTCGAAATGACATAGATAGTACAACAGAAATTCAACATTATATATTGTTATAAACGGGTAGTTGAGGACAttgcaacattttgataacatttTCTCCTGATCTTTAAAGTTTCGCATCGACTTCAAATTGTACCCTTAGTAGAGTATTGGTGAAAAGTACTCCACATAACTTTTAAATTGTCATTCGTCTTCAGTGCAAACTGGGTGAACTTTATTTTTTCTTCACTGTCAAGCGAGGGTGAACGATGCTCGAGCTTGACCACCTTTCGATTTTCTGGATATTGCAAGAAAGAATTCAGTATGGGAATCAATTTTGGATATTgagttgtactaatataagtgtagtacaagtcAGAGGATAAAGCCGATAGTTTttttcattatacattttatgtctgaattgtgttttgtaatacaaagatattcaattcTTCCATCATCTCTTGTTTCAATATGGTATAAATGGTATCCATTTAGGCAGATATCTttgaaacttaataaatttctatgAGACGTGGAGAATATAATGCATTATCAATGTGAAATATTGTTCCTCCACGTAACAATATATTGGCTCTTCTAGAGATTTAGATTATTTTCGAGGTGCCAGGTATAGTACTGACATCGGTATTTCGATTCACTAAATTAGATAAACATATTTTATTCTTGAGAATTGTGTGGGTTATTGCACTGTCAGCTAGGCACATATCTTCATTACTGATTCTAGTGTCCATCTTAAACGAAATAAATTAAATGGTTAAATATATAAagccccctgtaatgttagcgaattcagATTTTAGCCTctcgtaaagttttttttttaaaaacaacctCGCAACTTTTAGATTCCTTCAAATACCCCTCTGATTGCCGCATTGCAGAAAAGATTCTAATTAGTTGCATATGTGGCAGTCCACGtggtaatttatttttttaaatttattttttaaatacatgtgaaattgtttttattttttcgctaattttaattattatttttaatttatttatttagttgtttttatttacgtttttattaatatttataaattaatgattaaaataatacCTTGGGGCTTAATGTCCAATGTCTTTTTTTTTAGTCCATTAGATCATATTTTGAAATGTATAGTATAAAAGAGTTATATAAACTCTTTTAGTTGGAGTAATGTTTTCGATGTGGGACTTGTCTTTTTCAGCTTTGCAGTATCTCATTCAAGTCTCACTTGTCTTTATGTACTACAATTCTTTCACTTCCAATTTTTTCTTGTGTTTCCTGTGTTCCTGTCTCTATCTGAAAATTCACCAAAGAACTTTAAATCACATCAATAACATAAAGTTCAGTAccaacaaatttcaaaaaaactTGAACATTTGTCTCACTTTTGTTAACAACCTGCATCTCCGCACCCACCGCATCCAGCATAACGTGTCGAATGCAATTTGAGTCACAAAGTTTCAGCACCTTTACCATCATTTGTCCTCAATATAAACCTatatgaaactaaaaaaaaaagtaaaaatacataaacaaaagcAAACTCACAACACAGAGCTTCTCAGTACTCTTAATAGTAGTCTTCAAATTCTCCAAACGAGCCATGTTGGATTGAATGGGATTATGCTATTTATCATCTTTATATAACTGAGTCTAAATTTCAAGAAGCAGTGCAAAACTACCAAACATTTTGGTGTGCCCATTAATAAGGTAGTGGAAAAGTAGGATATGGATAATGGTTATGTTTTCTTGTTTGTTCTAAGTTTTCATGTCGTTGCGTGTCTTCAATGGAAAATTACAGCAATTTGGTTTAATGTCAATCATTTGTGCAATATGACAGCAATTTGGTTTCATGTATACATTCAATGAATCGCATATGGCAGCCCCACAAAAAAGGAGAGATCCAAATGACTAGCATATGACAGCCCCCCAAATTTGGTTTCTATGGATATTTATTTTGTCATGCATCCCAGGTTTCCTCAAGAAGGATGGATATTAGGGTAGCCTTGCATGCATGCACGAGTCtatgatattttcttttttacttttactAGTGGTTCCAGTTTGTAAAATGGAGTTTTTACATTTATTTGCTTCAAGTTTTTACCTTGTGGAAGTCTTTGCTATGTATTTGAATCCTTTGAATTTCTATGTATTTTATGTTGGTTAAGCGGCTTTCTGGAGCTTCCATGACTTGGATGTTTGTTATCTTTTATCGCAGGAAATCTTGGCTAGAAAGTTGtagatattttgttttgttttcacaGCTTTCATATATTTATCTCCAGTATGAATTGAAATTTTATAGTTGTTGTTTTGAAGTTAATCAAGAGTATATACTTGtagttgttgttgtagttgtaGCAGAGGATATAGGTGTTGTTGTTGTGTAGTAAATAAGATGGTCAACAGTTGTTGGAAAGGATGGAGATGTTGTTTTAGTCCCACATCGTTTGATATAAACACAGAATTAATGTTTATATatcaatcaaacatttaaacTTCTGAATTAAATGTGAGACTAAGTGGGCAGTTGGGTAATTATTGAAACCTAAATGGGCTTAGGCccaaatttaatattttgataattttaaaaaataatttctaaaaaatattaataaaaataattttcaaaaacattaaaaaaaatacaaaataaatttaaaaaattaaagaattccATGtggctttaaaaaaattaatcaaaaataaaattaatattcaatTGGATTGCCAGGTCATTGAAAATTAGAATATGGGCTGAAATATTGCATTCAGGGGCTATAACGACGGAATCTGAATATTACAagggttaatttaaaaaaaaactttacgagGGGCTAAAACCTGAATTCACTAACATTGCAGGGGGTTTATATATTTAACTCTAAATTAAATTAGTGACAAAATACATCttgcattttcttttaattgttatcTAATCTAAAATCTAAATTGTTAACTCGATCAA encodes:
- the LOC131639979 gene encoding U1 small nuclear ribonucleoprotein 70 kDa-like: MGDFNNDPLMRNQNAAVQARTKAQNRANVLQLKLIGQSHPTGLTANLLKLFEPRPPLEYKPPPEKRKCPPLTGMAQFVTKFAEPGEPEYSPPVPVVETPAERRARVHKLRLEKGAAKAAEELEKYDPQSDPNISGDPYKTLFVARLSYETTESRIKREFESYGAIKRVRLVTDTESNKPRGYAFIEYLHTRDMKAAYKQADGRKIEGRRVLVDVERGRTVPNWRPRRLGGGLGTTRVGGEEVNQRHSGREQQQSGPSRSEEPRVREDRHVDRDREKSRERGKDRERERSRERSSDKARDRDHREDRHHRDRDRDRNRDRDRGKERERERDRGRDRERGRDRDRGRERDRDRDVEHDRYREKDKDYEVGETGRGRSHDRGTDYDHVDSKHEKEPHGERERDYDDHRGRYSQPGHGHRHADPEHDPDQYEHYEHHRGRGQYDEGDDHGDYNQHPDPAKIEDDLPTERAKSKSRDRDRNRDTDRDYHRSERSHSREYDY